The sequence acagctgagaggcagaatagacaCAGATGcgtttttttttgacagatttacgcacggtggagaaatatcacagattttgaatgtgcgacaaaaactacattacatttaagtctagttttattcatcctgatgaaaactaaacttagtttttgtcagttttaattgTCACAGATTGATTTTccttagtcttagtctagtttttgtcatggaaaagaatactgttgacaaacatttttagtcctagttttagtcgatcaaattaacactgcaaccctgtggtgcacagtcaggctctaaacatctttttcttcgggacaacctgggctttaaggaCATGTTTGCTGCAGCAGTGTCACTGGAATTTGAAACAGTAATGGGACTATTAagaccaaagaaaaaaaggaaaaagtttttatgtcttaaatatacagtttttgccatttttaacccattttggaggtttttgccactataaacgCATTTTGAagggttttgccacttttaatctattttggaggtttttcgccacttttaatccatttttgaggttttcgccacttttaatccattttggaggtttttgccacttttaatccattttggaggtttttgccatttttaatccattttggaggtttttgccactataaacgcattttggaggtttttgcctcttttaatccattttggaggtttttgcctcttttaatccattttggaggtttttgccacctgtaattcattttgaaggtttttgccacttttaacccattttggaggtttttggcacttttaatccattttggaggtttttgccatttttaatccattttggaagattttgccatttttaatccattttggagatttttgccactttaaaccactttgcaggtttttgacactttaaaccactttgcaggttgttgccacttttgacccgttttggaggtttttggttcttttaaaccattttggaggtttttgccactttaaaccactttgcaggttttttccatttttaatccattttggaggttttttccatttttaatccattttggaggtttttgccatttttaatccattttggaggttttttccttttttaacccattttggaggtttttgccacttttaacccattgtggaggtctttgccatttttaatccattttggaggttttttccatttttaatccattttggaggtctttgccacttttaacccattgtggaggtttttgccacttttaacccattttggaggttttttccatttttaatccattttggaggtttttgccacttttaacccattgtggaggtttttgccacttttaacccattttggaggtttttttccatttttaatccatttttgatgttttcgccacttttaatccatttttgaggttttcgccacttttaacccattttggaggttttttccatttttaatccattttggaggtttttgccacttttaacccattttggaggtttttcgccacttttaatccatttttgatgttttcgccacttttaatccattttggaggtttttgccacttttaatccattatggaagtttttgccattttttatccattttagaaggtttttgccactttaaacccattttggaggtctttgccactttgaatccaTCTTTGAGGTTTtcgccacttttaatccattttggaggtttttgccactttaaaccactttgcAGGTTTTTCGCCACTTTTGACCCGTTTTGGAGGTTTTAGgttcttttaatccattttggaggttgttgccactttaaaacacttttgaagtttttgccatttttaatccattttggaggtttttgccatttttaatccattttagaggtttttgccactataaacgGATTTTGGagggttttgccacttttaatccattttggaggtttttgccacttttaatccattttggaggtttttgccacttttaatccattttggaggtttttgccacttttaatccattttggagggttttgccacttttaatccattttggaggtttttgccacttttaatccattttggaggtttttgccacttttaatctgtTTCTCCAGGTTTGACACTCTTAACTCAGTCTTCCCCCCTACTGACCATTTATAACACTGTAAATTTTTATTATCACTCAGAgctccttttattttttcaattttcccacttttggaggtttttgccatttttaatccattttggaggtttttgccacttttaatctgtTTCTCCAGGTTTGACACTCTTAACTCAGTCTTCCCCCCTACTGACCATTTATAACACTGTAAATTTTTCTTATCACTCAGagttccttttattttttcaattttcccacttttggaggtttttgccacttttaatccattttgggttttttttgccaattttaaatccattttggaggtttttgccacttttaatccatttttggtttttttttgccaattttaaatccattttagagttttttttccatttttaacccattttggaggtttttgccatttttaatccagtttggaggtttttaccacttttaacccattttggagttttttttgccacttttaacccattttggagatttatgccacttttaatccattttggaggtttttgccacttttaatccattttggaggtttttgccacttttaatctgtTTCTCCAGGTTTGACACTCTTAACTCAGTCTTCCCCCCTACTGACCATTTATAACACTGTAAATTTTTATTATCACTCAGAgctccttttattttttcaattttcccactttgaaataattttagtcactttaacctattttcatctcttgtccaaacatttattcctTACTGAAGTTGTCACAGTttcattttctggcatcctgacgtcAGACATTACTGTCCTGCTGGTTTCTTTGTCCACCCACATTGTTAGCCTTACCTAAAGCAGGTCATTCTGTTTGAAGAGAAGGGTTTACATGTTGAAAAAGGCTGTATTCTACTTCAGCAGtaaggaataaaaatattatttgttgctctgataagagtggttataactcaggtaaaaataaaatatggttatcaaagCTTTAGAATGGACCAccatttttctgacctccacgGGACCTCTATCTGGCCCCCACAAAGCTCCCCCCTTTTGGGCAGCCCTGCTGGTGGATgctgttttaaaggattttacACTCCAAGCATTCATTATTATAAATCAGATGACTTCAGACCAAGTTATCTGCATTTCCTCTCTGATAATCCAACAATAAACCACAGAAACAGGACCAAGCAGCCCTCAGAGGTGGAAGTGACCAAACAAAGACGGTCCATGCAGCGGACCACGCCTCACCGTTTATCCAGTCAGCCTCCCAGACGAGTCCTCGGACATCTTCCTCTCCCGGTCCACCAGCAGCTCCCGTCCTCTCCTCATGTGGCCGTCCTCCAGCCAGCTCCCGAACACGTCCCGCACTCCTCCCATCACTCCCCCGTTCTGTCCCCCGTTCTTCAGCTCCGCCGCCGTCTGCTGCCTCAGCCTGTGGAGCCGGTCAGAGGTTAGAGAACAGGCACAGCCAGCAAATAGAATAATTCAATCAAATGTTTACAGATTCATGttggatttaatatttaaactaGTCATGACTGCTGAGCAATCACAACAGCTGTTCAAATAAAACTCATCTACAAAGTTTGAGCCGGAGCCTCGCTGCATCCTGTTTCCTCCAGGTGAACACCTGAACGCCGTCTAGAGTCAGGCACGTACTCAGAGATGTTAAAATCTTAGAGTGGAACACAAACTTCATATTCTTctatttattaaagaaaataaagagctgATAAACGtctaaatctgtgtttttaggGTTTTCCAGTGTCAGGTGTCGATGGTTTCTAAATCACTGAGGGACTTTAATGATCATAATCAGATTTAACACAAGGGGGTCATAAGTGGGACAACTTAATTAATTCTAATGAGAAGAATGGAATAATCAAAGTTAGATTTAATTGTGAAGGAGGACATGAACTCAGCCGTAGGAGTGAAGAAGGAGACTCTCAGAACTGTGTCAGACACGGCAGTGAAACTGGGACAAAGTCAGAGCGCCATTCGATGCCGCCAAATAATTCAGatttataaaatataaacatcATTTCATCTGTGAACTCTTAAAGGAGAGAACCCACTCAATCTAAACACAGCctgcagtttttaaagttaGACAAACAGATGAGGGTAATTTAGAGGGACATACAGTGCCTTTacaagtattcaccctcttttacacttcttttgattttataaatcaatcatggtaaatACAATTTAGCTTATCGAAATTTTAGTGCAATAAAACTACATCTTGTACctttaaagcatcaaaaatcACACCGTCTTCATTTTGACCGTGTATTTTACTCCTTAAAAACATTCTGTTGTGTAAAACAATCAGAGCCAGGAGGATTTTATGTCGAAGTACTTTCATACTGCGGTGTTTTCCAAAACGTGAGCCTAAACCTCGAGCTCGCTCATGGGAGGAATAAACGCTCGCCCAAATGATTCCGGAGATATTGGTTTCCCAGATAATGGCTTTGTTATTCAGAGAAAGTTTTCCCAAGCTCCTAGAAGAGAAGGTAGACTAAATAAAGTCCTGTACTTTTCTAGGTTAATGTTCTGAAAACCATGTTAATGTGgcaacaagaaaacaacaacaccaaCTCCCCGAGGGGAAGCAGGGACTTGTTTTGGATGTTGAGGTCACCAAAGAGGTGTCGGGGGTAAGAAACCGTGCTGAGCTGCCGGCAGAAGCACTATAAAGGCACAATATTGAAGAGATGACTACTAGGAAACTAAAGCCAAGGAGATTCAAGAACAATGAGGTGCTAGATTGTCTAAAGAGTATGAAAAATCCACCGCCATAACCAAAGATGGCATCGCAGGTAGCGAGGAATCATGGGAGTGATTCCCTGTTCTCCACTCTCAGTGACAACGAACTCTGAATGAACCGAATCTCCATCATGGGGTATAAAGGTGCttctaaaaaaacagaatatcatggaaaagttCATGTTTCCGGGATTAGTCCctaaagctcacaaaaaaatcaaacactccCTACCTCTAAATGTTAGACTATTGTGGTAAGGTTCAATTTACAAAGCCTACCTCAGCTTTAATCCTCTatctctggttcagttcacacaaccaccatcatggagaagactgctgacctgacagttgtccagaggacaatcactgacGACCTCCAAAAGAAGGgtcagccacagaaggtcactgctgaaaggtcaggctgttctcagaggctgtatcggagatatttaaggagggtcagccacagaaggtcactgctgaaaggtcaggctgttctcagagtctgtatcagagatatttaaggagggtcagccacagaaggtcactgctgaaaggtcaggctgttctcagaggctgtatcagagatatttaaggagggtcagccacagaaggtcactgctgaaaggtcaggctgttctcagaggctgtatcggagatatttaaggagggtcagccacagaaggtcactggttAAAgaacaggctgttctcagaggctgtttcagaaatatttaaggagggtaagcaaCAGAAGGTCAGTGGTTaaaggacaggctgttctcagaggctgtaccGAAGCATatttatggaaagttgactgcagggaaaagtgtggtaaaaaaAGGAACACAATCAACAGAGTTATACTCTTAAAGCCCTTGCATATTACCAAGGCCATGGGAAAATACTCTGTTGAAAGAATAGCACAGTCCACACATCTATGACAGAGTAatgggtggatgtggcaagtgaGTATGGCCTTGGTTGCTGTctggtagtagggttgccacgagcccctcTTCTTTCTGTGAATGTCCCATTGGCTACCAGACAAACCAATATGGGACCCACAGTTCCAGCCTGTATACAACCCATATGAGGCCCACCTGAATGTGTGGGAGGTCTCTGACCAGCATTTTCCTATGGGTTgcatggtggccccacctgtaGTTGCCCATGTAGACCTTTAGCTTGAGCCTATCTGGGTTGAAGTTTGCAAGGTTAATTACAGGTGGACAGGCCCACTTGAGACCCATGTTTGCAGCCTGTACTGAACCCATATGGGGCCCACGTGGACATGCTAGCTGTTCAGACATGATTCATTaatatgaaatcaataaaaaatataactaATACTTGACAGCTAAATTTGGGCAGGACTCAGCTCCAAGGGAAAGAGTTGCTAACCCCTGTTCTTATTTTTACCACATACATACTGGGTCCTACAAACCAGGGTTACTCAACCCATGGCTCTTGAGCcatatgtggctcttttgtgatgatctgtggctcatGTTCTAAATTTAAAAGATTATTCCCAAGGAAAACCTTACAGAAGAGAAACTTTGgtctcagaaattatccattgcatcCCACATTAATAGGCTTTACTTgccaaaatttattttttgtctgaatatttccattgcccttatttgcaattttttacccctttagtCTAATTATTCTAGCCgcctttaatctatttttgctgcttatttttttaaattatttttttgctatgtttttgttgctttttgacaatttttgacACCTGTTACTTatgttgtcacttctcacccatttttaccattttatgccaatttttccccttttttacccatttctgctgttttttgccacttttgccacttatgACTTCCTTTCATTGCCACattaactgtttttgccactttcgccgcttagattgtggctcttgcaaagttatttttcaacaatttggctctttggttgagcagggttgagtaaggCTGCTATAAACAATGATCTGAATTCAAtttcaaacacattaaaacaggaGTTCCCAACGTTTTCAGTCCATGATGTCAAAAATAAGACAGTCAGAGACCAAGGGCCCCAACCTTAGTTTCAGGTGGTTAAATTGTATGATCTTGCACGTAGCATGGCTGAAAAATTTCCATTTAGGGATTTCAGGTACACCTTACTTACTGTTAAGCATGATTCTACCTTAATAACTtcggttttattttttattgaacttgtttaaaaatatttcttacaataaaggataaaatacaccactttaaatcattttaaatttctcttttcttttggaAAGCATCTCACAACCCCTCTTTCATTAtcttaaccccccccccctttgggaaccactgcattaaaccataaaaatcaaaatcttgtGAATACAGTACCTTCCAGCGAACCGGTCTTGGAGCTCATCATGTTGTGGACTGTTGAGACTGTTTGCTCGCTGCTCCATTGGCCATCCATACTCGACCTCAAACACCttactgctgctgttgttcGTCAGCGCTCCTTCCTGAAAACgctggaggatgctgggaggaGCGTTTTCTGGAGAGTGCACAGGTTGCACCTGTCCTCCATTAACCCCGTTCTTGTGAAAAAGTTCTGTCAGCTCCATATTGCTGCTCTGCAGCCGGCTGTCATTGAACCAGCGAGCGAGCTCGGCGCGAGCTAACCCTGTCCGAGCCTCCAGCTGGCTGATCTCCTCAGGGGAAGGCCACCGTGTTTGAGCAAAATCGTCCTTGAGGAGAGCCAGAGATCGGCTGTCAGGAGGCACTAAGCATGAGTTCTGGTTGGGAATGGAGGGAGCAATGGTGCCAGGAGCGATGATGGGCAGAGAGTGGGATGGTGGAATCTGGCTCTTCAGATGGCCCACGGGGATGCTGGGTTTGTGAATCCCGTTCAGCTGAAGGTTCTGTTGCTGCTGAAGAAGTTGTTTCTTAGTCATAGCAGGAATGCCGCTGGGGCCCATCCTCTTTGTGCCCATGGAGTTGAGAAGGGCTTGTTCAAGGTTGTCTCGTAGCGCACGGCGCTCCACAAACCAGCTGTCGATTTCCTGGTGAGACAGGTGGGTGGTGGTCGCCAGATTGTCCACGTCGCTGTGTGTCGGGAAACTGTTCCTTAAGAAGTTCTCCTCCAGGATCTTCAGCTGATCTGCGGTCTTTCCTTTCATTCTCTCCAGTAAAGGAAACTGAGTCAGGACAGAGGACTTCTGTTGAAAGTCCAGTTTTGATGCCGCTTGCTGCTCTGCAGGGTCTAGATGTGTGACTCCATTGTTGGGACCATGGCCGGTCTGACTGTTGGACCATTTCCCATCCATACGGGTTGCCCCGTTGGCCTCTGCCAGAGGAGTGAGTACTCGGTCTGCTCTGGGGAAGCTTGCTCTCAGCTCAACTCCTTGTTGCTCCTTCAGTTTCTTGCTATCCAGGGGGAACCCTGGAATCTGTGATGAGGCTTTAGCTGGGGCCCGGATGGACTGGATGATGGTGGGTCTCCTTATCTGTGGGGTAACAAGAGGAGGCGAGTTTGGCAGCTTTGAATCAGCAGCTGGCAGGTGGGGACTCTGGTGGATCTCTTTGGGGGGTATGGTTGCAGTTAAAGGGACAAGTATAGAGTTCTTAAACGGAGGTGCAAAGATCGGTGGGGGGGCTATCATTGGCCTTGTTAAGGACTCTGGGAATACGATGGAGGGAATAGACACCAGGGGCTTTGTCTTTGGGCTTCCTACCGATGAGTGAATCTTCCCTTTAGACAAAGAAGATGGTGATGACAACGACGATGGCGGTGGCATTAAAGGCACGGTAGCGGATGGCCTCTTCATATCTGTGGTGGCCAGGGGAACTGCTACAGGTCTCTTCATCTCCATTGGAACAGGAGGTGGAGCCATTGGGAGGCGGTCTTTTTGGGGAGGGGGAGGTGGTGGAGGAGCCATAAGGATCTTGTCTTTAGGGTCCCCAGAGTGGGGTGCAACTGCCATGATCGGCCTCTTTGCGTCCGGGCCGTACACTGTCGTCAAGTGTGTCCGTTTCACTGCAGCCGGCGAATTTGTGCCAGCGTTTCCACCAAATCCATTTGAAGATGTCCGCACATGACTTGAGTGTCCGACTGTCGTGTGGACGACTAGCTGCTTGGCAGACGACTTAGAGGTGGGGCTGGTAGGCAGGACGGTGAATGTGTGGTGAGCAGGAGGGATGGAGCCATTGAACATCTTCTTCCTGGCTTCTTCGACCTCCTCAGGGGACCAGGTGATTCCTTGTTTCAGCCGCTGGGTGGTGAACCAGACCTTGATCTGTTCCTCCGGGTGCTTGGAGGCCGCCGTCAGCCAGGACAGCTCTGCATGTGTCGGGTAAGGGAACTTGTTGAAGGAGGTGATCAATGTCAAGTTGTCATCTAAGGAAGGGTTATATTTGGTGGTGTTCAAGGGAACAGCTATTTTTGGTACAGAGTTGAAGTTGGGCG comes from Cheilinus undulatus linkage group 16, ASM1832078v1, whole genome shotgun sequence and encodes:
- the LOC121523325 gene encoding zinc fingers and homeoboxes protein 2, translated to MSSRRKSSTPCMVRVVSDRPEDKEDPEEVKDMEITETDVTEKEGSESPEITAEKSPDLQLENPQNPDQQTFPKTMEIQTPEPSEQDDKELGKENQLPVIEDVEPVEDKEETDSDPASQQKQPRGYECKYCPFSTQNLNDFKEHVDSSHPNVILNPLYLCAVCNFNTKKFDSLTEHNESQHPGETNFKFKRIKNNNQTILEQTIGGKDNSDECEETNEQGESTSVFPPCISTTVKSPDSIQSFYQGSELKSQLDGLIQKDQITAVNINGTVIIPEPTILQGLSHVTPMLQRPPNFNSVPKIAVPLNTTKYNPSLDDNLTLITSFNKFPYPTHAELSWLTAASKHPEEQIKVWFTTQRLKQGITWSPEEVEEARKKMFNGSIPPAHHTFTVLPTSPTSKSSAKQLVVHTTVGHSSHVRTSSNGFGGNAGTNSPAAVKRTHLTTVYGPDAKRPIMAVAPHSGDPKDKILMAPPPPPPPQKDRLPMAPPPVPMEMKRPVAVPLATTDMKRPSATVPLMPPPSSLSSPSSLSKGKIHSSVGSPKTKPLVSIPSIVFPESLTRPMIAPPPIFAPPFKNSILVPLTATIPPKEIHQSPHLPAADSKLPNSPPLVTPQIRRPTIIQSIRAPAKASSQIPGFPLDSKKLKEQQGVELRASFPRADRVLTPLAEANGATRMDGKWSNSQTGHGPNNGVTHLDPAEQQAASKLDFQQKSSVLTQFPLLERMKGKTADQLKILEENFLRNSFPTHSDVDNLATTTHLSHQEIDSWFVERRALRDNLEQALLNSMGTKRMGPSGIPAMTKKQLLQQQQNLQLNGIHKPSIPVGHLKSQIPPSHSLPIIAPGTIAPSIPNQNSCLVPPDSRSLALLKDDFAQTRWPSPEEISQLEARTGLARAELARWFNDSRLQSSNMELTELFHKNGVNGGQVQPVHSPENAPPSILQRFQEGALTNNSSSKVFEVEYGWPMEQRANSLNSPQHDELQDRFAGRLRQQTAAELKNGGQNGGVMGGVRDVFGSWLEDGHMRRGRELLVDRERKMSEDSSGRLTG